In one Pseudomonadota bacterium genomic region, the following are encoded:
- the murJ gene encoding murein biosynthesis integral membrane protein MurJ: MNEKISEEASHKNPTIDIIKKGSVITMITLISRPLGYVREAIQAYLFGATLLVDAFIVAFNFPELIQTLFFSGATSAFLVPVCSKYLHDDKDYSAIYSTFINLSIIITIFISLIFFILSSTIVDLIAPGFNPEAKDVTKKLFIIMIPVISLHTILSVMKAFLNAKEHFAAPEMSGIIWNIIFILAALLLSKTYGIYSLAIGVTIGSVLQIMVQYPYLRKFNIRYKVSLAFKHPAVWEAKRLFLGALIATSIVPINSFVGRIIASYLPQGEVASLSYAFRIFILPFSLFAVPIYTVTFSKLSRLYHKDDWKGIYANIDSSIILLCITLIPASIFLCSMGDICIKILYERGAFTPKETLLTNKALFGYSTGLLFYALSISLVRIFNAFHNMKTPAIIGITSIVINAILAAFLMAPFGNLGISLATSIVSLYNFFMLFIYLKKKIHYRLMRKTVRDIIKSLLAGFVLLILLLMCKYITDGKVYISLLIGILLTIIVYGVVFKKYYLFYLKQRG; encoded by the coding sequence TTGAACGAGAAAATATCTGAAGAAGCTTCCCATAAAAACCCCACAATCGACATAATCAAAAAAGGGTCAGTAATCACAATGATTACTTTAATCAGCAGGCCCCTCGGGTATGTAAGGGAGGCAATACAGGCATATCTTTTTGGTGCAACGCTTTTGGTGGACGCCTTTATCGTGGCATTCAACTTCCCGGAGTTGATACAAACCCTCTTTTTCTCCGGGGCTACAAGTGCCTTCCTCGTGCCTGTTTGCTCAAAATACTTACACGATGATAAGGATTACTCCGCAATATATTCGACTTTTATCAATCTTTCCATAATTATAACAATTTTTATATCGCTCATATTTTTCATCTTGAGTTCAACAATCGTAGATTTGATAGCCCCTGGGTTCAACCCTGAAGCAAAAGATGTCACAAAAAAACTGTTTATCATTATGATACCTGTTATCAGTCTACATACAATACTTTCAGTCATGAAGGCCTTTCTCAATGCAAAGGAGCATTTTGCAGCCCCTGAAATGTCAGGGATCATATGGAATATTATTTTTATTCTTGCAGCGCTCCTATTAAGTAAGACCTATGGCATATACAGCCTCGCCATCGGCGTTACAATAGGTTCTGTTCTTCAGATTATGGTCCAGTATCCCTATCTGAGAAAGTTTAATATCAGATACAAAGTTTCCCTGGCCTTCAAACACCCTGCGGTATGGGAAGCAAAAAGACTTTTTCTGGGTGCCCTTATCGCTACATCTATTGTTCCCATAAACAGTTTCGTTGGAAGGATCATTGCATCGTATCTCCCGCAGGGAGAAGTAGCCTCCCTTTCATATGCCTTCCGGATTTTTATACTTCCGTTCAGCCTCTTCGCTGTCCCCATCTATACGGTTACATTCTCAAAACTATCCAGGCTCTACCACAAAGATGACTGGAAGGGTATTTACGCGAACATAGACAGTTCCATAATTCTGCTCTGTATCACGCTTATTCCTGCATCGATTTTTCTCTGCTCAATGGGTGATATCTGCATAAAGATTCTCTACGAAAGGGGGGCGTTTACCCCAAAAGAAACACTCCTTACAAATAAGGCCCTTTTCGGGTACAGCACAGGACTCCTCTTTTATGCACTGTCAATCTCACTTGTGAGAATTTTTAATGCCTTCCATAATATGAAAACACCTGCCATTATTGGCATAACATCAATTGTAATAAATGCAATCCTTGCAGCATTCCTCATGGCCCCATTCGGCAACCTCGGCATTTCCCTTGCCACTTCCATTGTCTCTCTTTACAATTTTTTCATGCTCTTCATATACCTAAAGAAAAAAATCCACTATCGGTTAATGAGAAAAACTGTGAGGGATATAATAAAATCTTTATTGGCCGGGTTTGTTCTTCTTATATTGCTGCTTATGTGTAAATATATTACGGATGGCAAGGTTTATATATCCCTGCTGATAGGTATTTTACTCACCATTATCGTATATGGTGTGGTTTTCAAAAAATATTATCTTTTCTATCTAAAACAAAGGGGTTAG
- the ubiE gene encoding bifunctional demethylmenaquinone methyltransferase/2-methoxy-6-polyprenyl-1,4-benzoquinol methylase UbiE translates to MEKRLKKKYPSVSTITQTEHIRIVKEIFSTVTKRYDFLNHFLSMRRDIAWRRFAVKKMHFFHTHRLLDVACGTADLALMAAARHPEINVTGIDFVQAMLDAGQRKINNNNLSVRIKLVRGDALSLPFNDNTFDVAGIAFGIRNIPDRISALEEMLRVIVPGGQITVIEMTFSRNSILRKLYHTYLNRILPHLAKRFSMNTGAYYYLADSIMNFPAPDEFTQIMEEIGFEQVKKYRLTLGITYLHTGIKPGLPHPSGLQ, encoded by the coding sequence ATGGAAAAACGTTTAAAAAAAAAATACCCCTCTGTCAGTACCATTACTCAAACAGAGCATATAAGAATTGTGAAGGAAATCTTTTCTACCGTAACAAAAAGATACGATTTCCTCAACCATTTCCTCAGCATGCGCCGGGATATTGCCTGGCGACGTTTTGCCGTTAAAAAAATGCATTTTTTTCACACTCACAGACTGCTTGATGTAGCATGTGGAACGGCAGACCTTGCACTTATGGCAGCGGCGAGGCATCCCGAAATTAACGTTACAGGAATCGATTTTGTGCAAGCAATGCTTGACGCCGGGCAAAGGAAAATCAATAATAATAATCTTTCAGTCAGAATAAAACTTGTCCGCGGTGATGCCCTTTCTTTACCCTTTAATGATAATACTTTTGATGTTGCAGGCATTGCTTTCGGTATAAGGAACATCCCCGACAGAATATCTGCACTTGAAGAAATGTTACGGGTTATAGTTCCCGGTGGTCAGATAACGGTTATCGAAATGACATTTTCCAGAAATTCGATATTAAGGAAACTTTACCATACTTATTTAAACCGTATTTTGCCGCACCTTGCAAAAAGGTTTTCCATGAACACAGGCGCTTATTATTATCTTGCTGATTCTATTATGAATTTTCCTGCACCTGATGAATTCACACAGATAATGGAAGAAATTGGCTTCGAGCAGGTAAAAAAATACAGGCTGACTCTTGGTATAACCTACCTGCATACAGGAATAAAACCTGGATTGCCACACCCTTCAGGTTTACAATAA
- a CDS encoding alpha-amylase family glycosyl hydrolase, which yields MSPTHIMEFHISRKARDLYRFDDALFSLSGNVVFANFHAARMFAQKINQKKDLVAFPEQSVKAGQINAMGLIDEVLHYVVALYREEIDPQITEKALGWLYEKLGKATVDTMLYRFTDEFPPVSVYKNQADIEHYLESSTSNIPNRLIVLEEMILLWLTNINPAFLPFGELFDDTTLKKETGYLTAIKSLKDFFEKAPPFGPDNQNLIDMLRSPAVAVPYSLPGQIEYIREHWGFLLRKFQYRILGSLDLIKEEEKITFAGPGPMEVLSMEALRLIGIDLEAEHFSPDLDWMPRLVLIAKNIYVWIDQLSKKYGQNITRLDQIPDGELDMLQKQGFTGLWLIGVWERSPSSQKIKQLCGNPEAVSSAYSLFDYTISNDLGGEEAYQALKDRAWKRGIRLASDMVPNHTGVFSKWTAEHPDWFISLNHNPFPWYSFNKYDLSPDRRIGIFIEDHYFNRTDAAVVFKRVDRETGEEAYVYHGNDGTSMPWNDTAQLNYLKPEVREAMIQTILHVARKFSIIRFDAAMTLTKKHYQRLWFPEPGKGGAIPTRAEYGLTKDAFNKLVPNEFWREVVDRIAVEAPDTLLMAEAFWLLEGYFVRTLGMHRVYNSAFMNILRDEDNAKYRTVMKNILEFDPEILKRLVNFMNNPDEKTAAEQFGKDKKYFGICTMMVTMPGLPMFGHGQVEGYTEKYGMEYSRAYWDEIPDAYLVQRHEKEIFPLLHKRHLFAGVENFLLYDFFSDNGNVNEDVFAFSNRYNNDRTIVVYNNKNGNTKGWIKTSVAYSAKKGPDGTRILSRENLGNGLNFNDGDNYFTTFKDHTTNLEYIRKNRELFDKGLFMELGPYDYHVFIDFYEIQDNERQHYASLASYLKGRGVPNIDGALHEVFLQPVHRSFGELVNAHTLRRYIEIYDDFSDKKLKKVPEEFMNEIEGKTIDLLREITFFLNISGDELKIARDITHIAEVILGLSHIKKNLTSSQDKKSKDVITYVQSYLKDNQGFLYTIFGWLFVHRLGYIVDHEPEQSALSRSWIDEWKLGLIITDTLMECGYDEQQSTWSLLTTKILTTHQSCLIKSKEGHILTLLESLFSDLEVQHFLQINRYKEALWFNKESFEQLMRWIFIVSIITLFSDPSLSARDATNKIISHFKTVNQLLNISEQSNYQVEMLLEIAKTKEIQ from the coding sequence ATGTCTCCTACGCATATAATGGAATTTCATATTTCCCGCAAAGCAAGAGACCTTTACCGGTTCGATGATGCCCTTTTTTCTTTGAGCGGTAACGTTGTCTTTGCAAACTTTCATGCTGCACGCATGTTCGCACAAAAAATTAACCAGAAAAAAGACCTTGTTGCTTTTCCGGAGCAGTCAGTCAAGGCAGGTCAGATTAATGCAATGGGTCTTATCGATGAAGTCCTCCATTACGTTGTGGCCTTATATCGGGAAGAAATCGACCCGCAAATAACGGAAAAAGCCCTTGGCTGGCTATATGAAAAACTCGGAAAAGCAACAGTTGACACAATGCTTTACAGGTTTACTGACGAATTTCCACCGGTATCGGTGTATAAAAACCAAGCAGATATTGAACACTACCTTGAAAGTAGCACGTCGAACATTCCTAACAGATTGATCGTTCTGGAGGAAATGATCCTGCTCTGGCTCACCAATATAAATCCGGCGTTCCTGCCTTTTGGTGAACTCTTCGATGATACGACCCTGAAAAAGGAGACGGGCTATCTCACAGCGATAAAAAGCTTAAAGGACTTCTTCGAAAAGGCTCCGCCTTTTGGTCCCGATAACCAAAACCTTATCGATATGCTCCGCAGCCCGGCTGTGGCAGTACCTTATTCTCTGCCGGGGCAGATCGAATACATCAGGGAGCACTGGGGTTTTCTATTGCGAAAATTCCAGTATCGAATCCTCGGGAGTCTTGACCTGATAAAAGAAGAAGAGAAGATCACCTTTGCAGGGCCGGGGCCTATGGAAGTCCTGAGCATGGAAGCCTTGAGGCTCATCGGAATTGATCTTGAAGCTGAACATTTCAGTCCTGATCTTGACTGGATGCCACGGCTTGTTTTAATTGCCAAGAATATCTATGTCTGGATAGACCAATTATCAAAAAAGTATGGACAAAATATAACACGCCTTGACCAGATCCCGGATGGTGAACTCGATATGCTTCAAAAACAGGGCTTTACAGGATTGTGGCTCATAGGGGTCTGGGAAAGGAGCCCCTCATCACAAAAGATCAAACAACTATGCGGTAATCCGGAGGCTGTATCTTCTGCATACTCACTGTTTGACTACACTATCTCGAATGACCTTGGGGGCGAAGAGGCTTACCAGGCATTAAAAGACAGGGCCTGGAAGCGGGGCATCCGCCTTGCCAGCGATATGGTGCCAAACCATACCGGTGTTTTTTCAAAATGGACAGCAGAACACCCGGACTGGTTTATTTCCCTGAACCATAACCCTTTCCCGTGGTATTCATTTAATAAATATGACCTTTCACCGGACAGGCGGATTGGCATCTTCATTGAAGACCATTATTTCAATCGTACCGATGCGGCGGTAGTGTTTAAAAGGGTTGACCGGGAAACAGGCGAAGAAGCATATGTCTATCATGGGAACGATGGAACGAGTATGCCCTGGAACGATACGGCACAACTCAATTATCTTAAACCGGAAGTCCGTGAAGCTATGATTCAGACTATTCTCCATGTTGCCCGCAAATTTTCAATCATCCGTTTTGATGCGGCCATGACATTGACGAAAAAACACTATCAGCGGCTCTGGTTTCCCGAACCCGGCAAAGGGGGAGCAATACCGACCAGGGCAGAATATGGCTTAACAAAAGATGCGTTTAATAAACTTGTACCGAACGAGTTCTGGCGGGAGGTTGTGGATAGGATTGCCGTTGAGGCGCCTGATACATTGCTCATGGCGGAAGCGTTCTGGCTGCTCGAAGGTTACTTCGTTCGCACCCTTGGGATGCACAGGGTATACAACAGCGCTTTTATGAATATTTTGAGGGATGAAGACAATGCAAAATACCGCACCGTCATGAAAAACATTCTTGAATTTGATCCGGAAATCCTCAAAAGACTTGTAAATTTTATGAATAATCCAGATGAAAAGACTGCCGCTGAGCAATTCGGTAAAGATAAGAAATATTTTGGCATCTGTACTATGATGGTAACCATGCCAGGTCTCCCGATGTTTGGCCATGGTCAGGTCGAAGGATACACGGAAAAATACGGGATGGAATACAGCAGGGCCTATTGGGATGAAATACCTGACGCATATCTTGTCCAGCGTCACGAAAAAGAAATATTCCCTCTATTGCATAAAAGGCACCTTTTTGCAGGTGTAGAAAATTTTCTTTTGTATGACTTTTTTTCAGATAATGGAAATGTCAATGAGGATGTCTTTGCATTTTCTAACAGATACAACAACGATCGCACTATTGTTGTATACAACAATAAAAATGGTAATACAAAGGGGTGGATAAAGACTTCTGTTGCCTATTCAGCGAAAAAAGGACCGGATGGAACACGGATACTGTCCCGGGAAAATTTAGGAAATGGACTAAATTTCAATGATGGTGACAATTATTTCACTACTTTCAAAGATCATACAACCAACCTTGAATATATCAGAAAAAACAGAGAACTCTTTGACAAAGGCCTTTTCATGGAATTGGGACCCTACGATTATCATGTATTCATTGATTTTTACGAAATTCAGGACAACGAAAGGCAGCATTATGCATCCCTCGCCTCGTATCTCAAGGGACGGGGTGTTCCAAACATAGATGGGGCGCTCCATGAGGTATTTCTGCAACCGGTTCACCGTAGCTTTGGCGAACTGGTAAATGCTCACACCTTGAGGAGATACATTGAGATCTATGATGATTTTTCTGACAAAAAACTTAAAAAGGTTCCTGAAGAATTCATGAACGAGATTGAAGGAAAAACAATAGACCTCCTTCGCGAAATCACGTTCTTCCTTAACATTTCGGGTGATGAGTTAAAGATTGCCCGGGACATAACACATATTGCAGAAGTAATTCTTGGGTTATCCCACATAAAGAAAAACCTCACCTCATCACAAGACAAGAAAAGCAAAGACGTAATCACATATGTTCAATCTTACTTAAAAGACAATCAGGGCTTCCTTTACACCATTTTCGGATGGTTGTTTGTCCACAGGTTAGGATATATCGTTGATCATGAACCCGAACAGTCTGCCTTAAGCCGGAGTTGGATTGACGAATGGAAGCTCGGTCTCATTATCACCGATACACTCATGGAATGCGGCTACGATGAACAGCAAAGTACATGGTCTCTGCTAACGACAAAAATCCTGACAACCCACCAATCCTGTCTTATTAAATCAAAGGAAGGGCACATTCTTACATTACTCGAATCCCTGTTTTCGGACCTGGAAGTTCAGCACT